In uncultured Cohaesibacter sp., a genomic segment contains:
- a CDS encoding gamma carbonic anhydrase family protein yields MPIYQLGDNKPSLPEEGAYWVAPNASLIGKVILGQDASVWFGAVLRGDNEPLTIGDRSNIQEGSTLHTDMGAPLTIGEDCTIGHNVILHGCTIGDNSLIGMGAVVLNHAKIGRNCLIGAKALIPEGKVIPDNSLVMGMPGKVVRDLDEEAIAKLRRSAANYVLNWKRFAAELKLL; encoded by the coding sequence GTGCCCATATATCAACTCGGAGACAATAAACCATCGCTGCCGGAAGAGGGGGCCTATTGGGTCGCTCCCAATGCGAGTTTGATCGGCAAGGTCATTCTGGGGCAGGATGCCAGCGTCTGGTTCGGCGCGGTTCTGAGAGGCGACAATGAGCCTCTGACGATTGGCGACAGGAGCAATATTCAGGAAGGCAGCACATTGCATACGGATATGGGTGCGCCTTTGACCATCGGCGAGGATTGCACCATCGGGCATAATGTCATCCTGCATGGCTGCACCATTGGCGACAATTCGCTGATCGGCATGGGTGCCGTGGTGCTCAATCACGCCAAAATTGGCCGCAATTGCCTGATTGGTGCAAAAGCCCTGATTCCGGAAGGGAAGGTCATTCCTGACAATTCGCTCGTGATGGGCATGCCGGGCAAGGTGGTGCGTGATCTGGATGAAGAGGCCATCGCCAAATTGCGCCGTTCGGCTGCCAATTATGTGCTGAACTGGAAACGCTTTGCCGCCGAATTGAAACTTCTGTGA
- a CDS encoding zinc-finger domain-containing protein gives MAGSQIPHFKNDQGVPVISVGVREFQCIGATPPQDHPHIFLDMGKADEILCPYCSTLYKLDEDLGPQTTRPSGCYHEDSDQA, from the coding sequence ATGGCCGGCTCACAAATACCGCATTTCAAGAATGATCAGGGCGTACCGGTAATCTCCGTTGGAGTGAGAGAGTTTCAATGCATTGGAGCAACGCCACCGCAGGATCACCCGCATATTTTTCTTGATATGGGCAAGGCAGACGAGATCCTCTGCCCCTATTGCTCCACTCTTTATAAGCTGGATGAAGATCTTGGCCCCCAGACCACGCGCCCGTCCGGTTGCTATCACGAAGATAGCGATCAAGCGTAA
- a CDS encoding alpha/beta hydrolase, translated as MPYFKSDNYKISYLDEGDGEPVLLIHGFASNKTVNWVNPGWVQTLTQAGYRVLAIDNRGHGESEKLYDPALYSSPLMAEDARALLDHLGIDQALVMGYSMGARISAFLSLKYPERVKKVVFGGLGGGMIHGTGDPQPIIDALKADDGEKASSAVGRAFRQFADQTKSDRLALAACMGSARQKISVDELSQMKVPALVAVGTRDAIAGTAKELADVLPDARICDIPGRDHMVAVGDKVFKKAVLEFFAEG; from the coding sequence ATGCCCTACTTCAAATCCGACAACTACAAGATTTCCTATCTCGATGAGGGGGACGGTGAACCGGTGCTGCTGATTCACGGTTTCGCTTCCAACAAGACCGTCAATTGGGTCAATCCGGGATGGGTGCAGACCCTGACCCAGGCAGGCTATCGCGTTCTGGCGATTGACAATCGAGGGCATGGAGAAAGCGAAAAGCTTTATGATCCGGCTCTATATTCCTCGCCCCTGATGGCTGAAGATGCCCGCGCTCTGCTTGATCATCTGGGGATCGATCAGGCTCTGGTGATGGGCTATTCCATGGGCGCACGCATTTCCGCCTTCCTGTCGCTGAAATATCCAGAGCGGGTCAAGAAGGTGGTGTTTGGTGGTCTGGGCGGTGGCATGATTCATGGTACCGGAGACCCGCAGCCGATCATTGATGCGCTCAAGGCGGATGACGGGGAAAAGGCGAGCAGTGCCGTGGGGCGCGCTTTCCGGCAGTTTGCCGATCAGACCAAGAGTGACCGTCTGGCGCTGGCCGCCTGTATGGGATCAGCGCGCCAGAAGATATCGGTCGATGAATTGTCGCAAATGAAAGTGCCTGCGCTGGTCGCGGTCGGCACGCGCGATGCCATTGCCGGTACGGCCAAGGAACTGGCCGATGTGCTGCCCGATGCGCGCATTTGCGATATTCCGGGGCGGGATCACATGGTTGCGGTTGGCGACAAGGTGTTCAAGAAAGCCGTTCTGGAATTTTTCGCCGAAGGCTGA
- the cysE gene encoding serine O-acetyltransferase — protein MVEASLSRSIYDQPNVVDPVWERVRAEAESIVRAEPVLSSFIYSTILSHKRLENAVIHRIVDRLHNPAMDSEAIRQAYRDACASDPFIPEAMRADIRAVADRDPACARFVDPILYFKGFHAIQTHRLANWLWKNGRRDFANYLQSVSSQVYQVDIHPRVSFGKGIFFDHATGIVIGETAILEDDVSILQGVTLGGTGKEDGDRHPKIRHGVLIGAGAKVLGNIEIGSCSRVAAGSVVLKGVPSKTTVAGVPAKVVGQAGCAEPAISMDQILEDAG, from the coding sequence ATGGTAGAGGCAAGCCTAAGCCGCAGCATCTATGATCAGCCAAATGTTGTTGATCCCGTTTGGGAACGGGTGCGGGCCGAAGCTGAAAGCATTGTGCGGGCTGAGCCTGTGCTCAGCAGCTTCATCTATTCAACCATTCTCAGCCACAAGCGGCTCGAGAATGCCGTAATTCATCGTATCGTGGATCGCTTGCATAATCCTGCAATGGATTCGGAGGCGATCCGGCAGGCCTATCGCGATGCCTGTGCCTCGGATCCATTCATACCCGAAGCCATGCGGGCTGATATCCGCGCCGTGGCAGATCGTGATCCGGCCTGCGCCCGCTTTGTTGATCCAATCCTCTATTTCAAGGGCTTCCATGCCATCCAGACCCATCGTCTGGCCAACTGGCTATGGAAGAACGGGCGCAGGGATTTTGCCAATTATCTGCAAAGCGTCAGCTCGCAGGTCTATCAGGTCGATATCCATCCGCGTGTGTCCTTCGGCAAGGGGATCTTCTTTGACCATGCCACGGGCATCGTCATTGGTGAAACGGCAATTCTGGAAGATGATGTCTCCATTCTGCAAGGAGTCACTCTGGGCGGCACCGGCAAGGAGGATGGTGATCGTCATCCCAAGATTCGCCACGGTGTTCTGATCGGAGCCGGCGCCAAGGTGCTGGGCAATATCGAGATCGGCAGTTGCTCGCGTGTGGCGGCCGGGTCGGTGGTGCTCAAGGGCGTGCCGAGCAAGACAACGGTTGCCGGGGTGCCTGCAAAGGTTGTCGGGCAGGCCGGTTGCGCGGAGCCCGCAATCAGCATGGATCAGATTCTGGAAGATGCCGGCTAG
- a CDS encoding transglutaminase-like cysteine peptidase, protein MKKRIWGFAFFSLACLAIPFEAAAARYSPFMTLQGVTSAPIGHVNFCRNNPGECNLSFNSDQAVKLSKESWAKLINVNGYVNQSIKPVTDEELYRTEELWTYPSSAGDCEDFALLKRRMLIKAGWPATALLITVVKEKNGNGHAVLTVRTDRGDLILDNQDSRILPWDKTPYHYIKRQAALHPSQWTAIADTR, encoded by the coding sequence ATGAAGAAACGCATTTGGGGATTTGCTTTTTTCAGCCTTGCTTGCCTTGCCATTCCATTCGAGGCGGCGGCTGCCAGATATTCACCATTCATGACGCTACAAGGTGTAACGTCAGCCCCCATAGGGCATGTCAATTTTTGCCGAAACAATCCTGGTGAATGCAATTTGTCATTCAACTCCGATCAGGCCGTCAAGCTGTCCAAGGAGAGCTGGGCCAAGTTGATCAATGTGAATGGCTATGTGAATCAGTCCATCAAGCCGGTGACGGATGAAGAACTCTACCGCACAGAGGAGTTATGGACTTATCCAAGTTCTGCCGGAGACTGCGAAGACTTTGCGCTTTTGAAGCGCCGCATGCTCATCAAGGCCGGTTGGCCCGCAACGGCATTGCTTATTACGGTCGTGAAAGAAAAGAATGGCAACGGCCATGCCGTTCTGACCGTGCGCACGGATAGGGGAGATCTCATTCTCGACAATCAGGACTCAAGGATTCTGCCTTGGGACAAGACGCCTTATCATTATATCAAGCGTCAGGCTGCGCTTCACCCTTCCCAATGGACCGCCATTGCTGACACTCGCTAG
- a CDS encoding BA14K family protein, translating to MIRKNIVIYLLVAALLPALAISLPSSKAYAEDGRNAAFAAGLAAGAIGGAALASSNRPRHWRPAPPPPRHHWRPAPPPPPRYYRPPPPPRYYARPAPWSRAWFDYCYSRYRSFDPRTGYYTTYSGYKRFCR from the coding sequence ATGATTAGAAAAAACATCGTTATTTATCTGCTGGTTGCAGCGCTTCTGCCTGCGCTGGCAATATCATTGCCAAGCTCGAAAGCTTACGCCGAAGATGGCCGTAATGCTGCTTTTGCGGCTGGGTTGGCAGCTGGTGCAATCGGAGGTGCAGCCCTTGCTTCAAGCAACAGACCGCGCCACTGGAGACCGGCACCACCCCCACCACGCCACCATTGGCGCCCGGCTCCGCCACCACCGCCACGCTATTATCGTCCACCGCCACCCCCGCGCTATTATGCGCGTCCGGCACCTTGGAGTCGTGCGTGGTTTGATTACTGCTATTCCAGATATCGCTCTTTCGATCCGCGCACCGGTTATTACACAACCTATAGCGGTTACAAGCGGTTCTGCCGTTAA
- a CDS encoding FAD-dependent monooxygenase, with protein sequence MTEQLPIIVAGAGPGGLSAALAIACKGFPVLLLERNRIPMEVGAGIQISPNATSSLKEWGVWPYISKLAVKPEKICINSGVTGARLSEVSTSDISKRFGAPYMVIHRADLQQALYHRASQSDLIEMLDEREVREVTETGNGVEVRCKLANGEHAFYRGAALIAADGVWSRIRTDYFGNSPAAYSGKTAWRATLPIQMVPKSIDSENVGLWLSPKAHLVHYPIVSGHMMNLVAIVDEDWSEEGWNGKGDGAWLSKRFSRWPREVRELLAEREDWLKWALCGQDPTQPWVKGKVALLGDAAHAMLPFMAQGAVMSIEDAAILARAIDEIDGPIEQSLQAYEQARKKRVCQVVNRARNNGRIYHMRGPLAMARNLTMQMLPASQFVRQFDWIYSWKPEQVTFTV encoded by the coding sequence ATGACCGAACAATTGCCGATCATCGTAGCAGGCGCTGGCCCGGGCGGTTTGTCCGCAGCCCTTGCAATTGCCTGCAAAGGATTTCCTGTATTGCTGCTTGAGCGCAACAGGATTCCCATGGAAGTGGGCGCTGGCATTCAGATTTCTCCCAACGCGACAAGCAGCCTGAAGGAATGGGGCGTTTGGCCCTATATTTCGAAACTGGCTGTAAAACCGGAAAAGATCTGCATCAATTCCGGCGTAACCGGTGCGCGCCTGTCGGAAGTCTCGACAAGCGACATTTCCAAGCGTTTCGGCGCGCCCTATATGGTCATTCATCGCGCCGACCTGCAACAGGCGCTCTACCATCGGGCAAGCCAGTCCGACCTGATCGAGATGCTGGACGAACGCGAGGTACGCGAGGTCACAGAAACCGGCAACGGGGTGGAAGTGCGCTGCAAGCTGGCCAATGGTGAACACGCCTTTTATCGCGGCGCGGCCCTGATCGCGGCCGACGGCGTCTGGTCGCGCATCCGCACCGACTATTTCGGCAACAGCCCGGCGGCCTATAGCGGCAAGACCGCATGGCGCGCCACCCTGCCCATCCAGATGGTACCCAAAAGCATAGACAGCGAGAATGTCGGCCTCTGGCTCTCGCCCAAGGCCCATCTGGTGCATTATCCGATTGTCTCCGGACACATGATGAATCTGGTGGCCATTGTCGATGAGGACTGGAGCGAGGAAGGCTGGAACGGCAAAGGCGATGGTGCCTGGCTCAGCAAACGCTTCTCCCGCTGGCCAAGAGAGGTCCGAGAATTGCTCGCCGAGCGGGAAGACTGGCTCAAATGGGCCCTGTGTGGTCAGGATCCGACCCAGCCATGGGTCAAGGGCAAGGTGGCGCTGCTGGGCGATGCCGCCCACGCCATGCTTCCCTTCATGGCGCAGGGCGCGGTCATGTCGATTGAGGATGCAGCCATTCTGGCCCGCGCCATTGACGAGATAGACGGACCCATTGAGCAAAGCCTTCAGGCCTATGAACAGGCCCGCAAGAAGCGCGTCTGCCAGGTGGTAAACCGGGCCCGCAACAATGGCCGCATCTATCATATGAGAGGCCCGCTCGCCATGGCCCGCAACCTGACCATGCAAATGCTGCCTGCCAGCCAGTTTGTCAGGCAATTTGACTGGATCTACAGCTGGAAGCCGGAACAGGTCACCTTCACGGTCTGA
- a CDS encoding enoyl-CoA hydratase, producing the protein MTDTPNSDKILIERAGSVGKIIINNEAKRNAMSLDMWHAIPKAIATLEADPAVHVIAIKGAGLSAFVSGADISEFDEVRKDTPSATHYDDVNAQAYRAVRNASKPTIALIRGFCMGGGLGLAAACDLRLSDEAGKFGIPAAKLGISYPTAAIADIVHIVGPANAREIYLTARVYDADAALALGLLHAIFSKESFETEAEAYCQSVARLAPLSHQYHKAAINAAIGQTDSLPYDDLRAMACACLDSDDYKEGRLAFSEKRKPVFKGQ; encoded by the coding sequence ATGACAGACACCCCAAATTCAGACAAAATCCTGATAGAGCGTGCCGGGTCAGTCGGCAAAATCATCATCAACAATGAAGCCAAGCGCAACGCCATGTCGCTTGATATGTGGCACGCCATCCCCAAGGCGATCGCAACACTGGAGGCGGACCCCGCCGTGCATGTGATTGCCATAAAGGGCGCTGGCCTTTCCGCCTTTGTCTCCGGCGCGGACATCTCCGAATTTGACGAGGTGCGCAAGGATACCCCGTCGGCGACCCATTATGATGACGTCAATGCGCAGGCCTATCGCGCCGTGCGCAATGCGAGCAAACCGACCATCGCCCTCATCAGGGGCTTCTGCATGGGAGGTGGATTGGGGCTGGCCGCGGCCTGCGATCTGCGCCTGTCGGACGAGGCAGGAAAATTCGGCATTCCGGCAGCAAAGCTCGGCATCAGCTACCCCACCGCCGCCATTGCGGACATTGTCCATATTGTCGGTCCGGCCAATGCGCGGGAAATTTATCTGACAGCCAGAGTCTATGATGCCGATGCCGCTCTGGCACTGGGGCTCCTTCATGCCATTTTCAGCAAGGAAAGTTTCGAGACTGAAGCAGAGGCCTATTGCCAGTCTGTCGCCCGTCTCGCTCCCCTCAGCCACCAATATCACAAGGCCGCGATCAATGCCGCAATCGGGCAGACCGACAGCCTGCCCTATGATGATTTGCGGGCCATGGCTTGCGCATGCCTTGATAGCGATGATTACAAAGAGGGCCGTCTGGCTTTCAGCGAAAAACGCAAACCCGTCTTTAAAGGCCAATAG
- a CDS encoding BA14K family protein translates to MFKKSIATLAVIASIAAAGSLALSSNQAEAAGGRNAAFAVGAITGLAVGAMAANAHYGPVHYAPRRPAPHYYGRPAPWTPAWYRYCSARYRSFDPHTGYFVTYSGHHRFCR, encoded by the coding sequence ATGTTCAAGAAATCAATCGCAACCCTCGCAGTAATCGCCAGCATCGCAGCAGCAGGCAGCCTTGCCCTTTCTTCCAATCAGGCTGAAGCCGCAGGTGGCAGAAACGCTGCCTTCGCAGTTGGAGCAATCACCGGTCTGGCAGTCGGCGCCATGGCAGCCAATGCTCATTATGGGCCTGTCCATTACGCCCCACGCCGTCCTGCACCGCATTATTATGGCCGTCCGGCACCATGGACACCGGCATGGTACAGATACTGCTCTGCCCGCTATCGCTCTTTCGATCCGCATACCGGTTATTTCGTAACCTATTCCGGACACCACAGATTCTGCCGCTAA
- a CDS encoding sigma-70 family RNA polymerase sigma factor translates to MSGAEETRDRALLEQIARNDRKAIALLYQRHHLRLYRFLLRFVKNEAQAEELVNETFIDVWRSAGKFEGRSQVSSWILSIGRNKALSLMRKRSDAELDDDYASGLEDEGDTPEMSTLKQDKAAAMRLCIDRLSDEHREVIDLVYYQEKAIKEIAVILSVPENTVKTRVFHARKKLSDLLAKSGIDRGWP, encoded by the coding sequence ATGTCCGGAGCAGAGGAAACACGTGATCGGGCTCTTCTTGAGCAGATTGCGCGAAATGATCGCAAGGCCATTGCTCTGCTTTATCAGAGGCATCATCTTCGGCTTTACCGTTTTTTGCTGCGCTTCGTGAAGAATGAGGCGCAGGCAGAGGAACTGGTGAACGAGACTTTCATCGACGTGTGGCGCTCTGCGGGGAAATTCGAGGGACGATCCCAGGTTTCTTCCTGGATTCTCTCGATAGGACGCAACAAGGCACTTTCTCTCATGCGCAAACGCTCGGATGCCGAACTGGATGACGATTATGCATCCGGCTTGGAGGATGAAGGCGATACGCCGGAAATGTCCACGCTCAAGCAGGACAAGGCCGCAGCGATGCGGCTCTGTATCGACCGGCTGAGTGATGAGCATCGGGAAGTGATCGATCTTGTTTATTATCAGGAAAAGGCAATCAAGGAGATTGCCGTTATCTTGTCGGTCCCTGAAAATACGGTAAAGACGCGGGTGTTCCATGCACGCAAGAAGCTGTCAGATCTTTTGGCAAAATCCGGTATCGACCGGGGATGGCCATAA
- a CDS encoding DUF3126 family protein, with translation MRKTLQSPNLEVRPRPRKDDSAEVYVGDEFVGVLFRDEEDEDLSYNFSMAILDYDLEEE, from the coding sequence ATGCGGAAGACACTACAGTCTCCGAATCTAGAGGTGCGCCCGCGCCCGCGTAAGGATGATTCCGCAGAAGTCTATGTCGGAGATGAGTTTGTCGGCGTGCTCTTCCGCGATGAGGAAGATGAAGATCTGTCCTACAATTTCTCCATGGCAATTCTGGATTATGATCTGGAAGAGGAATGA
- a CDS encoding S8 family serine peptidase yields the protein MKRIFLHNICVVLAGVGLLALPVASIAPAAQAQTYNDYETKPPYIRKPATNGRPDRSSRSRGNASGAAIGFGVGLGLSIIDGISRQNRMQPPPEDYYPPEPPPRQGYRPAPRRASSATRPPRPPRATARIELPDSLRTAKAKPRVYSIGDKPWASDTEFVVLLHPGLSRDDADLFIADYGLELVEAKRVALLDQLILKLKYPADMSPRDILEMATDGRVFRAQPDYYYYPSDNGQSEAATPFAELQYALDRLGLGQLGDEANGEGIKLAVIDSGIREDHPSLSGVVSARFSAFDGRGESVLVPEHGTAVASIIAARSGMRGIAQGVSLLSAEVFRANAAGHMVADSFDIVHGIDWAVAEGARILNLSFAGGRDDLLEMALSKASEKGIVLVAAAGNEGNDAPVAYPAAYGPVIAVTATDVADALYVFANQGDDIELAAPGVDVLVAAGADGFALQSGTSMATAYISGAVALLLQKQPDLALAQIKQRLSAAALDLGAEGKDPQFGYGRLDVAQVLAEQGMPESSEPLEQTEQSDQIEQPDQAETAAGQAPSTVAEEQ from the coding sequence ATGAAGCGGATATTCTTGCATAATATATGTGTGGTGCTGGCGGGTGTCGGGCTTCTGGCTTTGCCAGTCGCCTCAATAGCTCCGGCTGCACAGGCGCAAACCTATAATGATTATGAGACCAAGCCGCCCTATATTCGCAAGCCTGCGACCAATGGACGGCCGGATCGCTCTTCGCGTTCGCGCGGCAATGCCAGCGGTGCGGCCATTGGCTTCGGTGTCGGGCTGGGGCTCAGCATCATTGATGGCATCAGCCGTCAAAACCGGATGCAGCCACCGCCAGAGGATTATTACCCGCCCGAACCGCCGCCACGGCAGGGCTACAGGCCTGCGCCGCGCAGGGCTTCCTCTGCCACGCGCCCACCAAGACCGCCGCGGGCAACGGCTCGCATTGAGCTGCCGGACAGTTTGCGCACAGCAAAGGCGAAGCCACGGGTCTATTCCATCGGAGACAAGCCATGGGCCAGCGATACTGAATTTGTCGTGCTTCTTCATCCCGGCCTTTCCAGAGATGATGCCGATCTCTTCATTGCGGATTACGGGCTGGAACTGGTGGAGGCCAAGCGCGTTGCCTTGCTGGACCAGTTGATACTCAAGCTGAAATATCCTGCGGACATGTCGCCGCGGGATATTCTGGAGATGGCGACCGACGGACGCGTCTTCAGAGCCCAGCCGGACTATTATTATTATCCTTCTGACAATGGCCAGAGCGAAGCGGCGACGCCCTTCGCCGAGTTGCAATATGCCCTTGACCGTCTGGGACTGGGGCAACTGGGAGACGAGGCCAATGGCGAGGGGATCAAGCTTGCGGTGATCGACAGCGGCATCAGGGAGGATCATCCTTCTCTTTCCGGTGTCGTCTCGGCGCGCTTCTCGGCATTTGACGGCAGGGGTGAGTCGGTTCTGGTGCCCGAGCATGGCACTGCCGTTGCGTCCATCATTGCGGCGCGATCAGGCATGCGCGGAATAGCCCAAGGGGTGTCGCTGCTCTCGGCTGAAGTCTTTCGTGCCAATGCGGCGGGGCATATGGTTGCTGACAGCTTTGACATTGTTCATGGCATCGACTGGGCGGTTGCTGAAGGGGCACGCATTCTCAATCTCAGTTTTGCCGGTGGTCGTGATGATCTGCTGGAAATGGCGCTGTCCAAAGCGAGTGAGAAGGGCATCGTGCTGGTCGCTGCGGCGGGAAATGAGGGCAATGATGCGCCGGTGGCCTATCCTGCGGCCTATGGTCCCGTGATTGCCGTTACCGCGACAGATGTGGCCGATGCGCTTTATGTCTTTGCCAATCAGGGCGATGACATAGAGCTGGCCGCGCCCGGGGTTGATGTGCTGGTCGCCGCCGGAGCGGACGGCTTTGCGTTGCAGTCGGGGACTTCCATGGCGACGGCCTATATTTCCGGAGCGGTGGCGCTTTTGCTGCAAAAGCAACCGGATCTGGCGCTGGCGCAAATCAAGCAGCGGCTATCGGCTGCTGCCCTTGATCTGGGGGCTGAAGGCAAGGATCCGCAATTCGGCTATGGCCGGTTGGATGTTGCGCAAGTGCTGGCAGAGCAAGGGATGCCAGAGTCATCAGAGCCATTAGAGCAAACAGAGCAATCAGACCAGATAGAACAGCCAGATCAGGCAGAAACGGCAGCAGGGCAAGCCCCTTCGACGGTTGCCGAAGAGCAATAG
- a CDS encoding right-handed parallel beta-helix repeat-containing protein produces the protein MSPALFSLTNIARKSLPALIALACSSPIFGSMHARAQALFVESEIRAPLCSDRKMEEILAPARKDKDAVMLDCSPQLKRNDRITKRLVLRGKQAQGVVLDCHGGRLDGGKGSINHNKDMIVIRSLQNKQGEWSVPSNIIIRNCEIRGSARIFGMDQNGEGQTVRASSRMEGHTARARQAAPRHVWFDHVSLVGQGRIPLYVSPGTTHITVSDSSFSGETDSTAIYLDAESAHNLFLNNRIETKTSVRELIAIDGSSHNKFINNHFSSLSHGGIFVYRNCGEGGTIRHATPSYNQFINNSFYYDKFVGFNINLEKLADMKLSFETPAIWIASRNGGKSYCNADKGFGMGSSVNDRDLAKHNVIIQNQFFKLSPDRMIVVNEQPNIVSDNITVSQRINRAAGCYLKDGQSGYFLHSGQQMLAAINRPRPGCNRQVYSCSNGLLQPLAGSCRP, from the coding sequence ATGTCTCCTGCCCTCTTTTCATTGACCAATATTGCAAGAAAAAGTTTGCCCGCTCTCATTGCCCTTGCCTGCAGCAGCCCTATTTTCGGATCAATGCATGCCAGAGCACAGGCGCTGTTTGTTGAAAGCGAGATCAGGGCTCCGCTCTGCTCTGATCGCAAGATGGAAGAAATTCTCGCGCCGGCACGCAAGGACAAGGACGCAGTCATGCTTGACTGCTCACCCCAGCTGAAACGCAATGACAGAATTACCAAGCGGCTGGTCTTGAGAGGAAAACAGGCGCAGGGGGTCGTGCTTGATTGCCATGGCGGCCGGCTCGACGGGGGCAAGGGAAGCATCAATCATAACAAGGACATGATCGTTATCCGTTCCTTGCAGAACAAACAGGGCGAATGGTCGGTTCCGTCCAACATCATCATCCGAAATTGCGAGATCCGCGGCTCTGCCCGTATCTTCGGCATGGACCAGAATGGTGAGGGCCAGACAGTCCGGGCATCCTCTCGCATGGAGGGCCATACCGCCCGAGCCAGACAGGCCGCACCAAGACATGTCTGGTTCGACCATGTCTCGCTGGTCGGTCAGGGCCGCATCCCTCTTTATGTTTCTCCTGGAACCACTCATATCACCGTCAGCGATTCAAGCTTTTCAGGCGAGACCGACAGCACAGCCATCTATCTGGATGCAGAATCTGCGCATAATCTATTCCTCAACAACCGCATAGAAACCAAAACATCAGTGAGGGAACTGATTGCCATTGATGGCTCGAGCCATAACAAATTCATCAACAACCATTTCTCTTCGCTCAGCCATGGCGGTATTTTTGTTTATCGCAACTGCGGCGAAGGCGGCACCATACGCCATGCAACGCCTTCCTATAACCAGTTCATCAACAACAGCTTCTATTATGACAAATTCGTCGGCTTCAACATCAATCTGGAAAAGCTTGCCGATATGAAGCTCAGTTTCGAGACACCGGCCATCTGGATCGCCTCGCGAAATGGCGGCAAGTCTTACTGCAATGCCGACAAGGGCTTTGGCATGGGAAGCAGCGTCAATGACCGCGACCTGGCAAAACACAATGTCATCATCCAAAACCAGTTCTTCAAGCTCTCCCCCGATCGCATGATCGTCGTCAACGAGCAACCCAACATCGTCTCGGACAATATCACGGTTTCCCAGCGCATAAACCGGGCAGCAGGTTGCTATCTGAAAGACGGCCAGTCTGGCTATTTTCTGCACAGCGGCCAGCAAATGCTGGCAGCAATCAACCGCCCTCGCCCCGGCTGCAACCGTCAGGTCTATAGCTGCAGCAATGGCCTTCTCCAGCCATTAGCGGGCTCTTGCCGACCATGA